A window of Longimicrobium sp. contains these coding sequences:
- a CDS encoding IS1182 family transposase — translation MRCAERGQIEWRPFSLDQLVPDDHRVRLVWRFVEGLDLAPLLVGIKAVEGHAGHAATDPRILLALWLYATVKGIGSARELARLCEEHVAFRWLCGGISMNAKTLADVRIGHGAVLEQLLADSFTALVRAGVANLDRVAQDGVRVRAAAGAASFRRHSTLEECRRAAEQAIADLRTRLEADPGSASRQQAAARRRAAEERERRVRAALAVTAELQTQQREKARLDAGLAARAAERATQQTSQDAARGETKTPDAAKQPAEPRASTTDAEARTMKMADGGFRPAYNVQFAADTRSGAIAGVAVDNLGSDMGKLVPMSDALAEQYGERPGQHLADGGFAKLDDIDALACNGVAVFVPVPKPRDASRDRHVALRGDTPAVAAWRERMGGDAAKDIYKQRAATVELANAQVRNHGFRQFVVRGLEKAKVVALWFALTHNMMCGWRLLNA, via the coding sequence GGTGGGCATCAAGGCGGTGGAGGGGCATGCCGGTCATGCGGCGACAGACCCGCGCATTCTGCTGGCGCTGTGGCTATACGCCACGGTGAAGGGGATCGGCAGCGCGCGCGAGTTGGCGCGGCTGTGCGAGGAGCACGTGGCTTTTCGCTGGCTGTGCGGCGGGATCAGCATGAACGCCAAGACGCTGGCGGATGTCCGGATCGGTCACGGCGCGGTGCTGGAGCAGTTGCTGGCGGACAGTTTCACGGCGCTAGTACGGGCGGGGGTGGCGAACCTGGATCGTGTCGCGCAGGACGGGGTGCGGGTGCGCGCCGCGGCGGGGGCGGCGTCGTTTCGCCGCCATTCGACGCTGGAGGAATGCCGGCGCGCGGCCGAGCAGGCGATTGCCGATCTGCGTACGCGCCTCGAAGCCGATCCCGGGTCTGCCAGTCGCCAGCAAGCCGCGGCGCGCCGGCGAGCGGCGGAAGAGCGTGAGCGGCGGGTGCGTGCGGCGCTGGCGGTCACCGCAGAGTTGCAGACCCAGCAACGGGAGAAGGCGCGTCTGGACGCTGGTCTGGCGGCCCGGGCAGCCGAACGTGCGACGCAGCAAACGTCGCAGGACGCGGCCAGGGGCGAGACGAAGACGCCGGACGCAGCGAAACAACCCGCCGAGCCACGGGCGTCCACCACCGATGCCGAGGCACGCACCATGAAGATGGCCGATGGCGGCTTTCGCCCGGCCTACAACGTGCAGTTCGCCGCCGACACCCGGAGCGGCGCCATCGCCGGCGTGGCGGTCGACAACCTTGGCTCCGACATGGGCAAGCTGGTGCCAATGAGCGATGCGCTGGCCGAGCAGTATGGCGAACGACCGGGCCAACACCTCGCCGACGGCGGTTTCGCCAAGCTCGACGACATCGACGCGCTGGCCTGCAACGGCGTCGCGGTCTTCGTGCCGGTGCCGAAGCCACGTGATGCCAGCCGCGATCGTCATGTCGCGCTGCGCGGGGACACGCCAGCGGTGGCGGCGTGGCGAGAGCGCATGGGAGGTGACGCTGCCAAGGACATCTACAAGCAACGCGCAGCCACGGTGGAACTTGCCAATGCGCAAGTGCGCAACCACGGCTTCAGGCAGTTCGTGGTGCGCGGCCTGGAAAAGGCCAAGGTAGTCGCTCTGTGGTTTGCCTTGACGCACAACATGATGTGCGGCTGGCGTCTGCTCAACGCATGA